A portion of the Metasolibacillus fluoroglycofenilyticus genome contains these proteins:
- a CDS encoding ArsR/SmtB family transcription factor, translating to MVDERQLKNILYQEFARIGKCVSSPKRLEILDLLQQGPKSVEALSKTTGMSIANVSQHLQVLYGARLVKFKKDGNYVIYELASIEISHFLDSLFQLSERQYVEVRQIKEEFLNNTIGLEGISLSELKEKMESGQVLLLDVRPKEEYEAAHIPGAISIPIEELEEHLSSLPVNCEIVAYCRGPYCLMSAKAVEILNSNGIHAMRLQESVQDWMNAIN from the coding sequence ATGGTTGATGAACGACAATTAAAAAATATCTTGTATCAAGAGTTTGCAAGAATCGGGAAATGTGTTTCTAGTCCTAAACGATTAGAAATTCTTGACCTTTTGCAGCAAGGACCAAAATCTGTTGAAGCTTTATCAAAAACAACTGGAATGTCTATTGCAAATGTTTCGCAGCATTTACAAGTTCTATATGGAGCTAGATTAGTAAAATTCAAGAAGGATGGCAATTATGTGATATACGAGTTAGCTAGTATAGAAATATCCCATTTTTTAGATTCTTTATTCCAATTATCTGAAAGGCAATATGTAGAAGTAAGACAAATTAAAGAGGAGTTCCTGAATAATACAATAGGCTTAGAAGGTATTTCTTTATCCGAATTAAAAGAGAAAATGGAATCTGGTCAAGTTCTTCTTTTAGATGTACGTCCTAAGGAAGAATATGAAGCTGCGCATATTCCTGGCGCAATCTCAATCCCAATTGAAGAACTCGAAGAACATCTTTCGTCTCTACCAGTAAACTGTGAAATCGTTGCTTACTGTAGAGGTCCTTATTGTTTAATGTCAGCTAAAGCTGTAGAAATTTTAAATTCAAATGGAATCCATGCTATGCGCTTACAAGAAAGTGTACAAGATTGGATGAATGCAATTAACTAG
- a CDS encoding MFS transporter — MDTTNHLIKEYVESPEKLKRMYKKVLMVVSLSQIFGGAGLAAGVTVGALLAQQMLGTDAFAGLPSALFTLGSAGAAFIVGRLSQRYGRRVGLTSGFIAGGLGAIGVIIATLINSVFLLFLSLFIYGAGTATNLQARYAGTDLADKKQRAKAISTTMVMTTFGAVAGPNLVEVMGKFAQLFNIPSLAGPFILSAVAYIMAGCILFIMLRPDPLLLAKAIEAHQQQQSDGIAPAITSSNKKGIIIGAVVMILTQIVMVAIMTMTPVHMQHHGHSLGAVGIVIGFHIGAMYLPSLVTGVLVDKVGRTAMSIASGITLLLAGLLAAYAPSDSMFILIVALSLLGLGWNFGLISGTAQIVDSTEPSSRAKVQGTIDVFIALAGASGGALSGIIVANSSFTTLSLIGGILSLLLIPVIIWYRKT; from the coding sequence ATGGATACTACAAATCATTTAATTAAGGAATATGTAGAGTCTCCTGAAAAATTAAAAAGGATGTACAAAAAAGTTTTAATGGTTGTGAGTTTATCACAAATTTTTGGTGGAGCAGGTCTTGCTGCTGGTGTCACTGTAGGTGCCCTGCTAGCCCAACAAATGCTGGGAACTGACGCATTTGCTGGATTACCCTCTGCCCTTTTTACATTAGGCTCTGCAGGTGCAGCTTTTATAGTTGGAAGGCTTTCTCAGCGATATGGGCGGCGTGTAGGTCTTACTTCAGGCTTTATTGCTGGAGGACTTGGAGCAATTGGCGTTATTATAGCTACTTTAATTAATAGTGTTTTTTTATTATTCTTATCGCTTTTCATATATGGCGCGGGAACCGCGACAAATTTGCAGGCTCGTTATGCAGGAACTGACTTAGCAGATAAAAAGCAACGTGCTAAAGCAATAAGTACTACGATGGTTATGACGACATTTGGTGCTGTTGCAGGACCAAATCTAGTTGAAGTTATGGGAAAATTCGCACAGCTCTTTAATATTCCCTCATTAGCTGGGCCATTTATATTATCCGCTGTTGCGTATATTATGGCGGGCTGCATACTTTTTATTATGCTTCGCCCAGACCCCCTACTCTTAGCAAAAGCAATTGAAGCTCATCAACAGCAGCAATCTGATGGAATAGCCCCTGCTATTACTTCCAGCAATAAAAAAGGAATTATTATTGGTGCAGTTGTTATGATTCTTACTCAAATTGTCATGGTCGCTATTATGACAATGACACCTGTTCATATGCAGCATCATGGTCATAGCTTAGGTGCAGTAGGAATCGTTATCGGCTTTCATATTGGTGCAATGTATCTCCCTTCACTTGTAACAGGCGTTCTAGTAGATAAAGTTGGTAGAACAGCTATGAGTATTGCATCTGGTATTACATTATTACTTGCAGGTCTATTAGCTGCTTATGCACCAAGTGATTCGATGTTTATTTTAATAGTCGCCCTTTCATTATTAGGTTTAGGCTGGAATTTCGGATTAATTAGTGGAACAGCCCAGATTGTTGATTCCACAGAACCCTCCTCCCGCGCTAAAGTACAAGGTACAATCGATGTTTTCATTGCACTAGCAGGGGCGTCGGGTGGGGCACTTTCAGGAATCATTGTTGCGAACTCTAGCTTTACTACCCTATCCTTAATCGGTGGCATTTTATCATTATTACTTATACCTGTTATCATATGGTATCGCAAAACATGA